A section of the Buchnera aphidicola (Mindarus japonicus) genome encodes:
- the pth gene encoding aminoacyl-tRNA hydrolase: MYLLIPNTFINICGNSILTALHQYNVKVEDILIFHDELDLPLGSIRFKKGIGHNGHNGLRNIINNIGIGNSFKRISIGIGRPIEKSEVVRYVLSKFSHEEKSKIYESIKLIVYDLKQLKENWENFSIKKSN; the protein is encoded by the coding sequence ATGTATTTATTAATTCCGAATACATTTATAAATATTTGTGGAAACTCAATTCTTACAGCTTTGCATCAGTATAATGTTAAAGTTGAAGATATTTTAATATTTCATGATGAATTAGATTTGCCATTAGGGAGTATTCGATTTAAAAAAGGAATTGGACATAATGGACATAATGGTCTTAGAAATATTATTAATAACATAGGAATAGGTAATTCGTTTAAACGAATATCTATTGGTATAGGAAGACCTATAGAAAAATCAGAAGTAGTAAGATATGTGTTGTCAAAATTTAGTCATGAAGAAAAAAGTAAAATTTATGAATCCATTAAATTAATTGTTTATGATTTAAAGCAATTAAAAGAGAATTGGGAAAATTTTTCTATTAAAAAAAGTAATTAA
- the ychF gene encoding redox-regulated ATPase YchF: MSVKCGLVGLPNVGKSTLFNLLTKSDIPAENYPFCTIHPNIGVSPVIDNRLLKIAKIANSKKIIYTYIKFVDIAGLVKGASKGEGLGNQFLSNIKEIDAIIHVVRCFENKKVIHVHNFIDPIQDIEIINMELAFSDLDFCEKSILRIKKQEKKNNYKHTKKIFFLKKCIQHLEKFSTLTNINLNAEEKEYVKEFKFLTLKPTVYIANIDSSSKSKDIYERMKNYLKKEKFFSIPISLDKNLNIENKEFLPNNLEDNIINSSNQKKNSLNQIVEASLNLLNLHTFFTVGPKESRAWNIKKNTTVVNAAKKIHSDLKKGFIRAQVMSYFDFLRYKGEKNVKSAGKFRSEGKNYIVNDADILQILFKV; this comes from the coding sequence ATGAGTGTTAAATGTGGTCTTGTTGGTCTTCCTAATGTAGGGAAATCTACATTATTTAACCTTTTAACTAAGTCGGATATCCCAGCAGAAAACTATCCTTTCTGTACTATTCATCCAAATATAGGAGTTTCTCCTGTTATTGATAACAGATTACTTAAAATTGCAAAAATAGCAAATTCAAAAAAAATAATTTATACATATATAAAGTTTGTTGATATTGCAGGATTAGTTAAAGGAGCTTCAAAAGGAGAAGGTTTGGGAAATCAATTTCTCAGTAATATAAAAGAAATTGATGCAATCATACATGTTGTTCGTTGTTTTGAAAATAAAAAAGTTATTCATGTGCACAATTTTATTGATCCTATTCAAGATATAGAAATAATTAATATGGAATTAGCTTTTTCGGATTTAGATTTTTGTGAAAAGAGTATATTAAGAATTAAAAAGCAGGAAAAAAAAAATAATTATAAACATACAAAAAAAATATTTTTTTTAAAGAAATGCATTCAACATCTAGAAAAGTTTTCTACTTTAACGAATATAAATTTAAATGCAGAAGAAAAAGAATATGTTAAAGAATTTAAATTCCTTACTTTAAAGCCAACTGTATATATTGCAAATATAGATAGTAGTTCTAAAAGTAAAGATATATATGAAAGAATGAAAAATTATTTAAAAAAAGAAAAATTTTTTTCTATTCCAATATCTCTAGATAAAAATCTAAACATAGAAAATAAAGAATTTCTACCAAATAATTTAGAAGATAACATTATAAATTCTTCAAATCAGAAAAAAAACTCTTTAAATCAAATTGTAGAAGCTAGCTTAAATTTATTGAATTTACATACATTTTTTACTGTCGGTCCAAAAGAGTCAAGAGCGTGGAATATTAAGAAAAATACTACTGTTGTTAATGCTGCTAAAAAAATTCATTCTGATTTAAAAAAAGGATTTATTAGAGCACAAGTTATGTCTTATTTTGATTTTTTAAGATATAAAGGAGAGAAAAATGTAAAATCTGCAGGAAAATTCAGAAGTGAAGGAAAAAATTATATTGTTAACGATGCAGATATTTTACAAATATTATTTAAAGTATAA
- the thrC gene encoding threonine synthase: MKLYNLKDHNETVKFSKAVKLGLGSQQGLFFPKDLPIIKKEKLSALLKMDFISRSSKILSKFIKNEIKPIELEKRIKKAFSFSGPKIVRVTENIACLELFHGPTLAFKDFGARFMAQMLSHLNNENEIVTILTATSGDTGAAVAHAFYKMKNVKVVILYPKGKISELQEKLFCTLGENITTIAINGSFDECQALVKQAFNDQELKTITGLNSANSINISRLLAQICYYFEAFALIPKQKDIKLVISVPCGNFGNLTAGLLAKSLGLPIKSFIAATNSNDTVPRFLKNGIWEPKNTISTISNAMDISRPNNWPRVEELFKRKKWDLKELGFGSVSDDETVNTLQELSKLGYDSEPHAAIAYKLLKKNIKPNEFGLFLGTAHPAKFKKTIEKILKKEILLPKVLENRYKLPLLSHNMRPNFFKLRKFLLEK; the protein is encoded by the coding sequence ATGAAACTATACAATCTAAAAGATCATAATGAAACAGTAAAATTTTCAAAAGCAGTAAAATTAGGATTAGGTAGTCAACAAGGTTTATTTTTCCCTAAAGATTTGCCAATTATTAAAAAAGAAAAATTATCCGCGTTACTAAAAATGGACTTTATTTCTAGAAGTAGTAAAATTCTTTCTAAATTTATTAAAAATGAAATAAAACCAATAGAATTAGAAAAAAGAATAAAGAAAGCATTCTCATTTTCAGGTCCCAAAATAGTAAGAGTTACTGAAAATATAGCTTGTTTAGAATTATTTCATGGACCAACTTTAGCATTTAAAGATTTTGGTGCTCGCTTTATGGCACAAATGCTATCTCATTTAAATAATGAAAATGAAATAGTTACAATTTTAACAGCAACATCAGGAGATACTGGTGCAGCTGTAGCTCATGCTTTTTATAAAATGAAAAATGTGAAAGTAGTAATTCTCTACCCAAAAGGGAAAATAAGCGAACTACAAGAAAAATTATTCTGTACTCTTGGAGAAAATATTACAACTATTGCTATAAATGGTAGTTTTGATGAATGTCAAGCTTTAGTAAAACAAGCTTTTAATGATCAAGAACTAAAAACAATTACAGGATTAAATTCAGCTAATTCAATAAATATAAGTAGATTATTAGCACAAATTTGTTATTATTTTGAAGCATTTGCCTTAATTCCAAAACAAAAAGATATTAAATTAGTTATTTCTGTGCCTTGTGGAAATTTTGGGAATTTGACAGCTGGACTGTTAGCAAAATCTTTAGGACTACCTATAAAATCATTTATAGCAGCTACTAATTCTAATGATACTGTACCTAGATTCCTAAAAAATGGAATTTGGGAACCAAAAAATACTATTTCAACTATATCTAATGCTATGGATATTAGTAGACCTAATAATTGGCCTAGAGTAGAAGAATTATTTAAAAGAAAAAAATGGGATTTAAAAGAATTAGGATTTGGAAGTGTTTCTGATGATGAAACTGTTAATACTTTACAAGAGTTATCAAAATTAGGTTACGATTCCGAACCTCATGCAGCTATCGCCTATAAGTTGTTGAAAAAAAATATAAAACCTAATGAATTTGGATTATTTTTAGGAACAGCTCATCCGGCAAAATTTAAAAAAACTATTGAAAAAATATTAAAAAAAGAGATTTTACTTCCTAAAGTATTAGAAAATAGATATAAACTTCCTTTATTATCACATAATATGCGTCCAAATTTTTTTAAATTAAGAAAATTTTTATTAGAAAAATAA
- the thrB gene encoding homoserine kinase, whose protein sequence is MIKIYSPASIGNVGVGFDILGAALAPIDGTLLGDCVIIKSSENFELINKGRFSNQLPKNIEDNIVWKCWNYFKKITNLKISFSITLEKNMPIGSGLGSSACSIVSTLVAMNKFCNDPLTSKELLILMGRLEGKISGSIHYDNVAPCYLGGLQLIIENNNIISQSIPYFQEWFWIIAWPGIKIPTEKARKILPKVYEKKICIKHSQNLAGFIHASHSKQEELAAKLMIDLIAEPYRINSLPNFLYIKKTIKKIGAISFGISGSGPTLFAISKNVSIAKKIAYWLSKNYLKNDQGFVHICKLDQKGTRIIR, encoded by the coding sequence ATGATAAAAATTTATTCTCCTGCTTCTATTGGTAACGTAGGAGTAGGTTTTGATATATTAGGCGCAGCTCTAGCACCAATAGATGGTACTTTACTTGGAGATTGTGTAATTATAAAATCTTCTGAAAATTTTGAATTAATAAATAAAGGAAGATTTTCTAATCAATTACCTAAAAATATAGAAGATAATATAGTATGGAAGTGTTGGAATTATTTTAAAAAAATAACTAATTTAAAAATTTCTTTTAGCATTACATTAGAAAAGAATATGCCTATTGGTTCAGGTTTAGGATCTAGTGCCTGTTCTATTGTATCAACATTAGTTGCTATGAATAAATTTTGTAATGATCCATTAACTTCTAAAGAATTATTAATATTAATGGGAAGATTAGAAGGTAAAATTTCAGGTAGTATACATTACGATAACGTAGCACCCTGTTATTTGGGTGGGTTGCAATTAATTATTGAAAATAATAATATCATTAGTCAATCAATACCTTATTTTCAAGAATGGTTTTGGATTATCGCATGGCCAGGAATTAAAATTCCCACTGAAAAAGCAAGAAAAATTTTACCTAAAGTGTATGAAAAAAAAATATGTATAAAACATAGTCAAAATCTTGCAGGATTTATTCATGCATCTCATAGCAAACAAGAAGAATTAGCAGCAAAACTAATGATTGATCTTATTGCTGAACCATATCGAATTAATTCATTACCTAATTTTTTATATATAAAAAAAACTATAAAAAAAATAGGTGCTATTAGTTTTGGAATTTCCGGATCTGGACCTACATTATTTGCAATTTCTAAAAATGTTTCTATTGCTAAAAAAATAGCTTATTGGTTATCTAAAAATTATCTAAAAAATGATCAAGGTTTTGTACACATTTGTAAATTAGACCAGAAAGGAACTAGAATAATAAGGTAA
- the thrA gene encoding bifunctional aspartate kinase/homoserine dehydrogenase I: protein MRILKFGGTSLSNVKKFLIVEEIIKDKIKHEQISIVLSAPEKITNYLVESIKTAITKKRLIQLNFIENIIKKFLSELEKTLPSKILEKLKEEINAEILKLKDLLQTVSLLEKCPKNLNATIISRGEIFSIFIMNAILKSKGYQITIINPIKTLIGIGDYLNATIDINLSKNKIKKLKIPKKNVILMPGFIAGNKEKKLVALGRNGSDYSAAILSVCLEARYCEIWTDVDGVFTADPKIVKDAKLLNFLTYSEAMELSYLGAKVLHPKTISPLAKFNIPCLIKNTLNKNASGTIIKNFSKENSPTVKGVTSLDDITMFSISGLEKKEIHNLTGRIFSKISQKELSPILILQNSSNGNLDFCISDNETEKTFEVLKNELFTELKNKLIHPIKIIKNTSIVSIIGNKFQLKKNIYLNLFLGLQKNNVNILAISKNLSQNSISIVIKKCDVIETIQNIHSALFNQNYKIIEVFLVGIGGVGSTLLNQLKKQQKILQHKNIDIKICSISNSKKTIFNEKGIVLNNWMKEFENSKNTFSLEDLLKKIKSNKFINPVFIDCTSSEKIAEKYVDILSHHMHIVASNKKANTSCNKLYRNIRLITKKYDLKFLYETNIGAGLPVIENFQNLINSGDKLIQFRGILSGSLSFIFGKLEQGISLSKATMMAKELGFTEPNPQDDLLGIDVARKLLILAREAGYDLELSDIEIDSLLPKEFNLNLNTKDFFLELKKIDTQFLNRILEAKKENKILRFVGIIEKNGKCKVKIEKIEKSDPLYSIKNGENALAFYTKYYQPNPLVLKGYGAGNNVTAAGVFSDLLRTLSYNLGT, encoded by the coding sequence ATGAGAATATTAAAGTTTGGTGGAACGTCGTTAAGTAACGTAAAAAAATTTTTAATTGTTGAAGAAATCATTAAAGATAAAATTAAACATGAACAAATAAGCATTGTATTATCAGCTCCAGAAAAAATAACTAACTACCTAGTTGAATCAATTAAAACCGCTATAACAAAAAAAAGATTAATTCAATTGAATTTCATTGAAAATATTATAAAAAAATTTTTATCTGAATTAGAGAAAACTTTGCCTTCAAAAATTTTAGAAAAACTTAAAGAAGAAATAAATGCAGAGATATTAAAATTAAAAGATTTATTACAAACAGTATCATTACTAGAAAAATGTCCTAAAAATCTAAACGCGACTATTATTAGTCGTGGAGAAATATTTTCTATTTTTATAATGAATGCCATTTTAAAATCTAAAGGTTATCAAATTACGATTATTAATCCCATTAAAACTTTAATAGGAATAGGAGATTACTTAAACGCAACAATTGATATTAATCTCTCAAAGAATAAAATCAAAAAATTAAAAATTCCTAAAAAAAATGTAATTCTTATGCCTGGTTTTATAGCTGGAAATAAAGAAAAAAAATTAGTTGCATTAGGGAGAAATGGATCAGATTACTCTGCTGCTATTTTATCTGTTTGTTTAGAAGCAAGATATTGCGAAATCTGGACTGATGTTGATGGAGTTTTTACTGCAGATCCTAAAATCGTAAAAGATGCTAAATTATTAAATTTTTTAACATATTCAGAAGCTATGGAATTATCATATTTAGGTGCTAAAGTCTTACATCCAAAAACCATCTCTCCTTTAGCTAAATTTAATATTCCATGTCTTATTAAAAATACTTTAAATAAAAATGCAAGCGGAACGATAATTAAAAACTTTTCAAAAGAAAATTCTCCTACCGTAAAAGGAGTAACGTCTCTTGATGATATAACGATGTTCAGTATTTCTGGATTAGAAAAAAAAGAAATACATAATTTAACAGGAAGAATTTTTTCAAAAATATCTCAAAAAGAACTATCTCCTATTTTAATATTACAAAATTCTTCCAATGGAAATCTTGATTTTTGCATTTCTGATAACGAAACAGAAAAAACTTTTGAAGTTTTAAAAAATGAACTTTTTACTGAATTAAAAAACAAATTAATTCATCCTATTAAAATAATAAAAAATACATCAATTGTTTCTATAATAGGAAACAAATTTCAGTTAAAAAAAAATATCTATTTAAATTTATTTTTAGGATTACAAAAAAACAATGTAAATATTTTAGCTATTTCAAAAAATTTATCACAAAATTCTATTTCTATAGTAATAAAAAAATGTGATGTTATTGAAACTATTCAAAATATACATTCTGCTTTATTTAATCAGAATTATAAAATTATTGAAGTTTTCCTAGTAGGAATTGGTGGCGTAGGAAGTACTTTATTAAATCAATTAAAAAAACAGCAAAAAATATTACAACATAAAAATATAGACATAAAAATATGCTCAATTTCTAATAGTAAAAAAACAATTTTTAATGAAAAAGGAATAGTTTTAAATAACTGGATGAAAGAATTTGAAAACAGTAAAAATACATTTAGTTTAGAAGACTTATTAAAAAAAATAAAAAGTAATAAATTTATAAATCCTGTCTTTATAGATTGTACATCAAGTGAAAAAATTGCAGAAAAATATGTTGATATCCTTTCACACCACATGCATATAGTAGCTTCAAATAAAAAGGCTAATACTTCTTGCAATAAACTTTATCGAAACATTCGTTTGATTACTAAAAAATATGACTTAAAATTTTTATATGAAACAAATATTGGAGCAGGATTACCAGTTATAGAAAACTTTCAAAATTTAATTAATTCTGGAGATAAACTAATTCAATTTAGAGGTATTTTATCTGGTTCATTATCATTTATATTTGGAAAATTAGAACAAGGTATTTCTTTATCTAAAGCTACTATGATGGCAAAAGAATTAGGATTTACTGAACCTAATCCCCAAGATGATTTATTAGGAATTGATGTAGCAAGAAAATTATTAATTTTAGCTCGAGAAGCTGGTTATGATTTAGAATTGTCTGATATTGAAATTGATTCTCTTTTACCAAAAGAATTTAATTTAAATTTAAATACAAAAGATTTTTTTCTTGAACTAAAAAAAATAGACACTCAATTTTTAAATCGAATACTAGAAGCAAAAAAAGAAAATAAAATTCTTCGTTTTGTTGGTATAATAGAAAAAAATGGAAAATGTAAAGTTAAAATAGAAAAAATAGAAAAAAGTGATCCGTTATATTCCATTAAAAATGGAGAAAATGCACTTGCTTTTTATACTAAATATTATCAACCAAATCCATTAGTGTTAAAAGGATATGGTGCTGGGAATAATGTTACTGCAGCTGGAGTGTTTTCTGATTTATTACGAACATTATCATATAATTTAGGAACATAA
- the hpt gene encoding hypoxanthine phosphoribosyltransferase, protein MKHSIEMIISEYQIRSRINELGKEISFFYKNSNKNMILIGLLRGSFIFMADLCRRITLSHEVDFMTISSYGKRTFSSKEIKILKDLDENIFNKDVLIIEDIIDSGHTLSKVLEILNLRHPKSLSICTLLDKPECREVNIPINYVGFSIPDEFIAGYGIDYAQCYRHLPYIGKIIFL, encoded by the coding sequence ATGAAACATAGTATTGAAATGATTATTTCTGAATATCAAATTCGTTCTCGTATAAATGAATTAGGTAAAGAAATTAGTTTTTTTTATAAAAATAGCAATAAAAATATGATATTAATAGGTTTATTAAGAGGTTCTTTTATTTTCATGGCAGATTTATGTAGAAGAATAACTTTATCTCATGAAGTAGATTTCATGACAATTTCTAGTTACGGTAAAAGAACGTTTTCAAGTAAAGAAATTAAAATATTGAAGGATCTAGACGAGAATATTTTTAACAAAGATGTATTAATCATAGAAGATATAATAGATTCTGGACATACTTTAAGTAAAGTTTTAGAGATTTTAAATTTACGTCATCCAAAATCTTTATCAATATGCACTTTATTAGATAAACCGGAATGTAGAGAGGTAAATATTCCTATTAATTATGTAGGATTTTCTATTCCAGATGAATTTATAGCAGGATATGGAATTGATTATGCACAATGTTATCGTCATTTACCTTATATAGGAAAAATTATATTTTTATAA
- the pcnB gene encoding polynucleotide adenylyltransferase PcnB — translation MIIIKKNRYNLSHKKISKNAIKVLFRLNNLGYQAYLVGGSIRDLLLKKKPKDFDIATNATPKELKKIFNNCRLIGKRFLIVHIYFFSEIIEVSTFRKDYKNKKSIFFKKKENNDQMLLRDNNFGKIEEDAKRRDLTINSLYYNIFNRNLQDYVNGFYDLKKKIIRIIGNPEKRYQEDPIRILRIIYFSVKLNMKIEKKTEKPIKKLIILLKNVSTDRLLNEVIKILLNKHGEQVYKKLEKYNFFKKIILFPYSYYNEKMLKIIHIITIEAIKRSEKLSLKEKKLKISFLFSAILWYPLLDFALKIKKQKKTSFSIAFKKSIKKISNKKLIYLYISQNNFLIINNIWKYQLKFILKKKLIKKKLNKNKYFLIKNFFFLRKKAVNTRINN, via the coding sequence ATGATTATAATAAAAAAAAACAGATATAATCTGTCTCATAAAAAAATTAGTAAAAATGCAATAAAAGTTCTTTTTAGATTAAATAATTTAGGATATCAAGCTTATTTAGTTGGAGGCAGTATACGAGATTTATTACTTAAAAAAAAGCCAAAAGATTTTGACATTGCCACTAATGCAACACCAAAAGAATTAAAAAAAATATTTAATAACTGCAGATTGATAGGAAAAAGATTTTTAATTGTTCACATATATTTTTTTTCTGAAATTATAGAAGTTTCTACTTTTCGAAAAGATTATAAAAATAAAAAAAGTATATTTTTTAAAAAAAAAGAAAACAATGATCAAATGTTATTAAGAGATAACAATTTTGGTAAAATAGAAGAAGATGCTAAAAGAAGAGACCTAACAATTAATTCTCTATATTACAATATTTTTAATCGAAATTTACAAGATTATGTAAATGGATTTTATGATTTAAAAAAAAAAATTATTCGAATTATTGGAAATCCAGAAAAAAGATACCAAGAAGATCCTATAAGAATATTAAGAATCATATACTTTTCAGTTAAACTGAACATGAAAATAGAAAAAAAAACAGAAAAACCCATAAAAAAATTAATAATTTTATTAAAAAATGTTTCAACTGATAGATTATTAAATGAAGTTATTAAAATATTACTTAATAAACATGGAGAGCAAGTTTATAAAAAATTAGAAAAATATAATTTTTTTAAAAAAATAATATTATTTCCATATTCATACTATAATGAAAAAATGCTAAAAATAATTCATATAATCACTATTGAAGCAATAAAAAGATCAGAAAAATTAAGTTTAAAAGAAAAAAAACTTAAAATTTCTTTTTTATTTTCAGCAATTCTTTGGTACCCATTATTAGATTTTGCTTTAAAAATTAAAAAACAAAAAAAAACTTCTTTTTCTATAGCCTTTAAAAAATCAATAAAAAAAATTAGTAATAAAAAATTAATCTATTTATACATATCCCAAAATAACTTTTTAATAATTAATAATATTTGGAAATATCAACTTAAATTTATTCTAAAAAAAAAATTAATTAAAAAAAAATTAAACAAAAATAAATATTTTTTAATAAAAAATTTTTTCTTTTTAAGAAAAAAAGCAGTAAATACAAGAATAAATAATTAG
- the dksA gene encoding RNA polymerase-binding protein DksA codes for MNKEKKTKLNLNILNFSKIKPYQKKKNEIYMNINQINHFKKILNACRDSLKKEVQSTIYNMCNENTNFPDPIDRATQEEEFNLVLRNRHREHKLLKKIEITIKKIVSNDFGYCETCGVEIGIRRLEVYPTASLCIDCKTLEEIREKQMIG; via the coding sequence ATGAATAAAGAAAAAAAAACAAAATTAAATCTAAACATTTTAAATTTTTCTAAAATTAAACCATATCAAAAAAAAAAAAATGAAATATACATGAATATTAATCAAATAAACCACTTTAAAAAAATTCTTAATGCATGCAGAGATTCATTAAAAAAAGAAGTTCAATCCACTATTTATAATATGTGCAACGAAAATACTAATTTTCCCGATCCAATTGATAGAGCTACTCAAGAAGAAGAATTTAATCTTGTTTTAAGAAATAGGCATAGAGAGCATAAACTATTAAAGAAAATAGAAATAACTATAAAAAAAATTGTTTCAAATGATTTTGGATATTGCGAAACCTGTGGTGTTGAAATTGGAATACGTAGATTAGAAGTTTACCCTACAGCTAGTTTATGCATTGATTGTAAAACACTAGAAGAAATTCGAGAAAAACAAATGATTGGTTAA
- the truA gene encoding tRNA pseudouridine(38-40) synthase TruA, with product MYFFLKENRRKHFINFAMGIEYNGKMFHGWQIQKKITTVQEIVERALSQFANHSISVIAAGRTDSGVHSIGQVINFHTSAIREKFSWILGVNSYLPKDISVRWIKVVPDFFNARHHAISRLYRYVILNTKFRSALFFDFFTHIHQHINTKKMNNASQYLLGEHDFSSFRSSLCQSLVPIRKIFSIKVFRKNLFVIIEIKANSFLHHMVRNIAGSLLEVGISKRKENWVYELLQKKDRKFCAAMLPAKGLYLVNVEYPIFFKIPKTIDESFLI from the coding sequence ATGTATTTTTTTTTAAAAGAAAATAGGAGGAAACATTTTATAAATTTTGCAATGGGAATAGAATATAATGGAAAAATGTTTCATGGATGGCAAATTCAAAAAAAAATAACTACTGTTCAGGAAATAGTAGAAAGAGCATTAAGTCAGTTTGCTAATCATTCAATATCTGTTATTGCTGCAGGAAGGACCGATTCCGGAGTTCATAGTATAGGTCAAGTTATTAACTTTCATACTTCAGCAATTAGAGAAAAATTTTCTTGGATTTTAGGAGTAAATTCATATCTTCCAAAAGATATCAGTGTTCGATGGATTAAAGTAGTCCCTGATTTTTTTAATGCTAGACATCATGCTATATCTCGTTTGTATAGATATGTAATTTTAAATACCAAATTTCGATCGGCTTTATTTTTTGATTTTTTTACGCATATACATCAACATATAAATACTAAAAAAATGAATAATGCTAGTCAATATTTATTAGGAGAACATGATTTCTCTTCTTTTAGATCTAGCTTATGTCAGTCATTAGTTCCTATTAGAAAAATATTTAGTATAAAAGTTTTTAGAAAAAATCTTTTTGTAATAATTGAAATAAAAGCTAATTCTTTTTTACACCACATGGTTCGAAATATAGCTGGTTCTTTGTTAGAAGTTGGAATTTCTAAAAGAAAAGAAAATTGGGTATATGAGCTATTACAAAAAAAAGATAGAAAGTTTTGTGCAGCTATGTTACCTGCCAAAGGGTTATATTTAGTTAATGTTGAGTATCCTATCTTTTTTAAAATACCAAAAACTATTGATGAAAGTTTTTTAATTTAA